One window from the genome of Elusimicrobiota bacterium encodes:
- a CDS encoding response regulator has product MKDTKDFGKILVVDDEPHLLDLIVDVLADDGYRVDGVATGTAAIHAARETAYHVALLDYELGDMTGLALAKELRRINEDINVILMTAHASLDMAVKAIQADVYDYLIKPIDSNQLKRSLDNALDKNRLTLENKALLETLQNTNKELVRLSELKTRFLSIVSHDLRSPLTSIRGYAQLLLLKEGLTPEQVTKFLTIIISQSDHLSGLISDLMDLVSIQAGKLRVEKSPTDLAQMISDVDTRMIPIAKSKNIRFETKIVGDLLPPIPLDGKRIDQALTNLIGNAFKHTPPHGAVTVTAERKKSHFHVSVKDTGEGVPPDALPHLFEEFFQAESHASKKDGLGLGLTIAREIIHTHGGEIGATSDGPGQGAEFWFTLPTP; this is encoded by the coding sequence ATGAAAGACACCAAAGACTTTGGAAAGATCCTGGTCGTGGACGATGAGCCCCACCTCCTGGACCTCATTGTGGATGTCTTGGCCGACGACGGCTACCGGGTGGACGGCGTTGCCACCGGGACCGCCGCCATCCACGCGGCGCGAGAAACCGCCTATCACGTGGCTCTCCTCGACTATGAATTGGGGGACATGACAGGCCTGGCCCTCGCCAAAGAGCTCAGGCGAATCAACGAAGACATCAACGTCATCCTCATGACAGCCCACGCCAGCTTAGATATGGCGGTGAAAGCGATTCAGGCGGACGTTTACGATTACCTCATTAAACCCATCGATTCGAATCAGCTGAAGCGATCCTTGGATAACGCCTTGGATAAGAACCGCCTCACACTGGAAAACAAAGCCCTGCTGGAAACACTGCAAAACACCAACAAAGAACTTGTGCGGCTCAGCGAACTAAAGACCCGCTTTCTTTCCATCGTCTCTCACGACCTTCGATCGCCGTTAACGTCCATTCGTGGCTACGCCCAGCTCTTGCTTCTTAAAGAGGGACTGACCCCGGAACAAGTGACCAAGTTTTTGACCATCATTATTTCGCAATCGGATCATTTGTCGGGATTAATCAGCGACCTCATGGATCTCGTCAGCATCCAAGCCGGAAAACTGCGGGTGGAAAAATCACCGACCGACCTCGCCCAAATGATCTCGGACGTGGACACCCGCATGATTCCCATTGCGAAATCAAAAAACATCCGTTTTGAAACCAAGATAGTGGGAGACCTTCTCCCCCCCATCCCCTTGGACGGGAAGAGGATTGACCAGGCGCTCACGAACCTCATAGGCAACGCCTTCAAACACACGCCCCCCCATGGAGCCGTCACGGTAACAGCGGAACGGAAAAAATCCCACTTTCATGTTTCAGTGAAAGACACCGGAGAAGGGGTCCCCCCGGACGCGCTTCCCCATCTGTTCGAGGAATTTTTTCAAGCGGAATCCCACGCTTCGAAAAAAGATGGTCTTGGCCTGGGTCTCACCATCGCTCGAGAAATTATTCACACCCACGGGGGAGAAATTGGCGCCACATCCGATGGCCCTGGCCAGGGCGCTGAGTTTTGGTTCACCCTCCCGACCCCGTGA
- a CDS encoding tetratricopeptide repeat protein — MKTRSPWFLDPAWLLFLVVGGGAIFFTLPLYPPPLPPTRFPKNLTDFRSPTELQKAKSTALAAIETNPEDMAAHVELAMVSFEGGGDHYVKGLDYLERARDLGVLDERLFYYAGVMYEAQGLPEYAVPEYEKYLRRHPEDLETRLRLANLFYRLEDYDKSIEGYRVVLVHTPNDPLVSFNLAMAYREKKKWGEGLDVLKPFLELGSPLPTGAQRLLGDLYLGAGETQRAWNAYEKERVISGESADLAALMASVAEKLGQKDQAIERWKKVLTFDPNNRQARTRLRRLK; from the coding sequence ATGAAAACCCGATCCCCTTGGTTTCTTGATCCCGCTTGGCTTCTCTTCCTGGTGGTGGGCGGAGGGGCGATCTTTTTCACTTTACCCCTGTATCCCCCACCGCTTCCCCCGACCCGATTTCCTAAAAATCTCACGGATTTTAGATCCCCAACGGAGCTCCAAAAGGCGAAGTCCACCGCTTTGGCCGCGATTGAAACGAATCCGGAAGATATGGCCGCTCACGTGGAGCTGGCGATGGTTTCTTTTGAGGGGGGAGGGGACCACTATGTGAAAGGTTTGGACTATTTGGAACGGGCGCGGGATCTGGGGGTGTTGGACGAGCGGTTGTTCTATTACGCCGGAGTCATGTATGAAGCCCAGGGGCTTCCCGAATACGCGGTCCCTGAATACGAAAAATATTTGAGACGCCACCCTGAAGATCTTGAAACCCGCCTCCGGTTGGCCAACTTGTTTTATCGGTTGGAAGATTACGATAAGAGCATTGAAGGCTATCGGGTGGTCTTGGTCCACACGCCGAACGATCCCCTGGTGTCGTTCAATCTGGCCATGGCCTATCGAGAAAAAAAGAAATGGGGGGAAGGGTTGGACGTTTTAAAACCCTTTCTCGAATTGGGTTCTCCCCTTCCCACCGGTGCCCAACGGCTTTTGGGCGACCTCTATCTGGGGGCGGGCGAAACGCAGCGGGCCTGGAACGCCTACGAAAAAGAACGGGTGATTTCTGGTGAGAGCGCGGACCTGGCCGCTCTCATGGCTTCCGTTGCCGAAAAACTTGGGCAGAAAGATCAAGCCATCGAACGCTGGAAAAAAGTCCTCACCTTTGACCCGAACAACCGCCAAGCCCGCACGCGTCTCCGCCGATTAAAATAA
- a CDS encoding 30S ribosomal protein S1 — MTSDAPAVEEMTMEELLKESAPQIRSGGMVTAYVVEVSDAGVLVDVGLKVEALIPLAEFRSLPKPPVLGDTFPVLVKRASGPGGPVVSFKEARERSNWTQLIQAREAGVSLEGTVLRSVKGGLIVDVGMEAFLPASQVDRRPVKDLSSWLGKKISVGIIEMDTHKGNVVVSRRKLLEREAAEKRTATLKTVEVGKVLKGTVTSLTAFGAFVDIGGVEGLLRITDVSWGWVGKLSDVLKPGDVIDVTVLKFDPATGKIGLGRKQLMPRPWDSVAEKCPVGSIQKGKVTSLTDFGAFVEVAPGIEGLIHQSEFSWKERNVKPKERVKLGEEVFVYILSFSQADEKMALSLKRAGENPWVEAARQFRPGTRVTGVVTTLLPVGAFLRLSSGIEGLIRVQDLSWTKTHAHPKEVLTSGQEVEAVVLEVNPTAEKMSLGIKQLSEDPYAAFSSGATVEAKVARLTDTGAFLQLAPDIEGYVHISEIGSETRLDHPSQVLTVGDSVTAQVVKNDRKKRRIDLSIRKHEWKEEKRLLKQYKATQDGVSLGDVMGWGKDEGEESPPSKDTPS, encoded by the coding sequence GTGACGAGCGATGCCCCCGCAGTGGAAGAGATGACCATGGAGGAATTGTTAAAAGAATCCGCACCCCAAATTCGGAGTGGGGGTATGGTGACCGCCTATGTGGTCGAGGTGAGCGATGCTGGGGTTTTGGTCGACGTGGGTCTCAAGGTTGAAGCTTTGATTCCCTTGGCCGAGTTCCGTTCGTTACCGAAGCCTCCTGTCCTGGGAGATACGTTTCCTGTTTTAGTGAAGCGGGCGTCTGGACCGGGCGGCCCGGTTGTTTCTTTTAAAGAGGCGCGTGAACGTTCTAATTGGACCCAATTAATTCAGGCCCGTGAAGCGGGGGTTTCTTTGGAAGGCACTGTTTTGCGTTCCGTGAAAGGTGGGCTTATCGTTGATGTGGGGATGGAAGCGTTCCTCCCCGCCTCGCAAGTGGACCGACGCCCGGTGAAAGACTTGTCGTCTTGGTTGGGAAAGAAAATATCCGTGGGAATTATCGAAATGGACACGCACAAAGGAAATGTGGTTGTCTCGCGACGGAAACTATTGGAACGAGAGGCGGCTGAAAAGCGCACGGCCACCTTGAAAACCGTTGAAGTTGGAAAAGTTTTGAAAGGCACAGTTACCAGTCTTACCGCTTTCGGGGCCTTTGTTGACATTGGCGGCGTGGAAGGACTTTTGCGCATCACGGATGTGTCGTGGGGTTGGGTTGGCAAACTGTCGGATGTTCTTAAGCCAGGGGATGTCATCGACGTCACGGTTTTGAAGTTTGATCCCGCCACGGGGAAAATCGGTTTGGGGCGAAAACAGCTGATGCCAAGACCCTGGGATTCCGTTGCTGAAAAATGTCCTGTGGGTTCTATTCAGAAGGGGAAGGTCACCAGCTTGACGGATTTTGGTGCTTTTGTTGAGGTCGCCCCTGGGATTGAAGGCTTGATCCATCAGTCCGAATTTTCTTGGAAAGAGCGGAATGTCAAACCCAAGGAGCGAGTGAAATTGGGGGAAGAAGTCTTTGTGTACATCCTCTCGTTTAGCCAGGCGGATGAAAAGATGGCCTTGAGTCTTAAACGGGCCGGGGAAAACCCTTGGGTGGAAGCCGCGCGCCAGTTTCGTCCTGGGACGCGGGTGACTGGGGTTGTGACCACGCTGTTGCCGGTGGGCGCTTTTTTACGTCTTTCTTCCGGAATTGAAGGGCTGATCCGGGTGCAGGATCTGTCGTGGACGAAGACACACGCCCACCCCAAAGAAGTGTTGACCAGCGGGCAGGAAGTGGAAGCGGTTGTTTTAGAGGTGAACCCCACCGCGGAAAAAATGTCCCTTGGCATCAAGCAGCTTTCGGAAGATCCCTACGCGGCCTTTTCGTCTGGGGCGACGGTGGAAGCGAAAGTCGCTCGGTTGACGGACACCGGGGCATTTCTTCAATTGGCGCCCGACATTGAAGGGTATGTCCATATTAGTGAAATCGGTTCTGAAACGCGCTTGGATCACCCTTCCCAGGTTCTCACGGTGGGCGATTCGGTGACGGCTCAGGTGGTTAAAAATGACCGAAAAAAACGTCGGATTGACCTCTCCATCCGAAAGCACGAATGGAAAGAGGAAAAACGCCTGCTCAAACAGTACAAAGCAACCCAAGATGGGGTTTCTTTAGGGGACGTCATGGGTTGGGGAAAAGACGAGGGGGAAGAGTCTCCCCCTTCAAAGGACACCCCCAGTTAA
- a CDS encoding 2-oxoacid:ferredoxin oxidoreductase subunit beta: MIELATPQDASKFRSEIKPTWCPGCGDFGVLNSLQTACATLKINPKDLVVVSGIGCSSNLPGFIHSYGMHTLHGRGVAVAQGVKLGNTDLTVVATGGDGDGYGIGVGHFVHAVRRNINMTYVVMNNQIYGLTTGQASPTTSKAHKTKSTPAGNLENALNPLGIALMAGASFVARGFSGDSSGLAEIMTQAIAHKGFSLIDVLSPCVTYNKMNTYAWFRERVYKLQEKGHDVTNMEAALKASLDWDQKIATGVLYQVERPTYEEQDPAMSEFGPLVKHKLGLSDDDWKAVVQEFM, encoded by the coding sequence ATGATCGAACTTGCAACCCCTCAAGACGCTTCGAAATTTCGTTCTGAAATCAAACCCACCTGGTGTCCCGGTTGTGGGGATTTCGGTGTTCTCAACTCCCTTCAAACCGCCTGCGCCACGCTCAAGATCAATCCTAAGGATTTGGTGGTCGTGAGCGGCATCGGTTGTTCTTCCAACCTGCCTGGTTTTATTCATTCCTACGGCATGCACACCCTTCACGGGCGTGGCGTGGCCGTGGCCCAGGGGGTCAAGCTCGGCAACACCGACTTGACCGTTGTGGCGACAGGGGGCGATGGTGACGGTTACGGTATCGGCGTGGGCCATTTTGTCCACGCGGTTCGGCGGAACATCAACATGACCTATGTGGTGATGAACAATCAAATCTACGGGCTCACCACCGGCCAAGCGTCGCCGACGACCAGCAAGGCCCACAAAACGAAATCCACTCCCGCGGGAAACCTGGAGAACGCTCTCAATCCCCTGGGCATCGCGCTCATGGCGGGTGCGTCTTTCGTGGCGCGGGGGTTTTCCGGTGACTCTTCCGGTTTGGCCGAAATCATGACCCAAGCGATCGCTCACAAAGGTTTCTCACTCATTGATGTTTTGAGCCCCTGCGTGACCTACAACAAGATGAACACGTATGCCTGGTTTCGTGAACGGGTCTACAAGTTGCAGGAAAAAGGTCATGACGTGACCAACATGGAAGCGGCGCTCAAAGCCAGTTTGGATTGGGACCAGAAAATTGCCACGGGGGTTCTCTATCAAGTGGAACGTCCCACTTACGAAGAGCAGGATCCCGCCATGTCCGAGTTCGGTCCTTTGGTGAAGCATAAACTCGGTCTGTCTGACGACGATTGGAAAGCCGTCGTTCAGGAGTTTATGTAA
- a CDS encoding 2-oxoacid:acceptor oxidoreductase subunit alpha, translating to MQIKSATVWIGGAAGDGVASTGDILAKTCSRSGLHYFAQSSYQSVIRGGHVVYQFQTSSEPVYTHGDNFDLMIALNQESVDYHVKSVQKAAGRGFIFNSDKVKVDPAVLPAGTLAYGLPVGDLTAEFGRNPVMQNTLASGASVFLLQLPWDVFEKAVRDQFGKKKAEIADLNVKVARKGFEYAESKFQPIKDIVLKGDGQARMLMGANQAIALGAVAGGCTFYSAYPMTPASAIMHWLAPRSAKYGVVMKQCEDEIASINMAIGAGFSGTRAMTGTSGGGFALMTEAMGLSGITEIPVVAVLVQRGGPSTGLPTKTEQGDLFQALGAGQGEYPKAILTPISVEDAFHSTVQSLNIAEKYQMPVMLLSDLLLSEHLETLETSSLTNKVSIDRGEVQAGPLGAEYKRYADTPSGISPRVYPGVEGGQHVAASDEHDEDGCLVSDIFTNPSTRVKMVKKRFRKMDGLAKEVASQSIVKEGPAQADLTLVGWGSTYKTLKNIRLALEKEGVKVNHLQFRIVWPFPSEMALKELKAAKNVVLVENNYSGLFAKLLRQETGIAIPHHIRKFDGEPFYFAPLLEKVKGLLKPGGPEVQYLVTDELDIPIKRVAVTA from the coding sequence ATGCAAATTAAATCAGCAACAGTCTGGATCGGGGGCGCGGCTGGCGACGGCGTGGCGTCCACTGGGGACATCTTGGCTAAAACCTGTAGCCGGAGCGGCCTCCACTACTTTGCCCAAAGCTCCTACCAGTCGGTTATTCGCGGTGGGCACGTGGTGTATCAATTTCAAACCAGTTCTGAGCCCGTTTATACCCACGGCGACAATTTTGACCTGATGATTGCCTTGAACCAAGAATCCGTTGACTATCATGTAAAGTCAGTTCAAAAGGCCGCAGGTCGCGGTTTTATCTTCAATTCTGACAAGGTCAAGGTAGACCCCGCGGTTCTTCCAGCGGGGACTCTGGCTTACGGTTTGCCTGTCGGCGACCTTACGGCAGAGTTTGGGCGCAATCCCGTCATGCAAAACACCCTCGCTTCCGGCGCCTCTGTTTTCCTTCTCCAGTTGCCCTGGGACGTTTTTGAAAAAGCGGTGCGTGACCAGTTCGGGAAGAAAAAGGCTGAAATTGCTGATTTGAACGTCAAGGTCGCACGTAAAGGGTTTGAATACGCCGAATCCAAGTTCCAGCCCATCAAAGATATCGTCTTGAAAGGTGATGGCCAGGCGCGCATGCTCATGGGCGCGAACCAGGCTATTGCCCTAGGCGCGGTGGCTGGGGGCTGTACGTTCTATTCCGCCTATCCCATGACGCCGGCATCGGCCATCATGCATTGGTTGGCTCCACGCTCGGCTAAATATGGCGTTGTGATGAAACAGTGCGAAGATGAAATTGCGTCCATCAACATGGCCATTGGGGCTGGTTTTTCAGGAACCCGCGCTATGACAGGGACCTCTGGGGGAGGGTTCGCCCTCATGACGGAAGCCATGGGTCTTTCGGGGATTACCGAAATTCCCGTTGTCGCCGTCCTGGTTCAGCGGGGAGGGCCTTCCACGGGCCTTCCAACCAAAACGGAACAGGGTGACCTCTTTCAGGCGTTGGGCGCGGGCCAAGGGGAATACCCGAAGGCTATTTTGACGCCCATCAGCGTCGAAGATGCCTTTCACTCCACGGTTCAATCGCTCAATATTGCTGAAAAATATCAGATGCCCGTGATGCTTCTCTCCGACTTGCTTCTCTCGGAACATTTGGAAACCCTGGAAACCTCCTCCCTTACCAACAAAGTGTCCATTGACCGTGGGGAAGTTCAAGCGGGGCCGTTGGGCGCGGAGTACAAGCGCTACGCGGACACGCCTTCAGGAATTTCCCCTCGGGTTTATCCCGGCGTGGAAGGGGGGCAGCACGTGGCCGCTTCCGATGAACACGATGAGGACGGTTGCTTGGTTTCGGATATTTTCACGAATCCCTCCACCCGAGTGAAGATGGTCAAAAAACGGTTCCGAAAAATGGACGGACTTGCGAAGGAAGTGGCGAGCCAATCCATCGTGAAAGAAGGGCCGGCCCAGGCGGATCTCACTCTGGTCGGGTGGGGATCCACGTACAAGACGTTGAAAAACATTCGCTTGGCCCTGGAAAAAGAAGGGGTTAAAGTGAACCACCTCCAGTTCCGTATTGTGTGGCCTTTCCCCAGTGAAATGGCGCTGAAAGAACTGAAAGCGGCCAAGAACGTCGTTCTCGTTGAAAACAACTATTCCGGCCTCTTCGCCAAATTGCTCCGGCAGGAAACCGGCATCGCCATCCCTCATCACATTCGCAAGTTTGACGGCGAACCATTCTACTTCGCCCCGCTCCTTGAGAAAGTGAAAGGATTGTTAAAACCCGGCGGCCCCGAAGTCCAGTATTTGGTCACGGACGAACTGGATATTCCCATTAAGCGCGTCGCGGTCACCGCGTAA
- a CDS encoding TIGR03546 family protein — MLIAKILFSFIRALNEKASPHALAGGFALGAIIGLTPKGSLHNVLVLFLIFLLPVNKSASLVSAILFALFSYLFDPFFNRVGELLLTRPALEGLWTTLYNLPILPWTRFNNTLVLGSLMVSLILFIPLFKGAVWGVTRYREKVMAMASKWKLVQIVKVSKIYLLYERFS; from the coding sequence ATGCTCATAGCCAAAATTCTTTTTTCCTTTATTAGGGCGTTGAATGAAAAGGCCTCCCCCCACGCTTTGGCGGGCGGGTTTGCCCTGGGGGCCATCATCGGGCTTACCCCCAAGGGAAGTTTGCACAATGTTCTTGTTCTTTTTCTCATCTTCCTCTTGCCGGTGAACAAGAGCGCGTCGTTGGTCTCGGCCATTTTGTTCGCCTTATTTTCCTACCTGTTTGATCCTTTTTTCAACCGGGTAGGAGAACTCTTGCTCACTCGCCCGGCCTTGGAAGGTCTTTGGACCACTCTGTATAACCTCCCCATTTTACCGTGGACACGTTTCAACAACACCTTAGTCCTTGGAAGCCTTATGGTGTCTCTGATCCTGTTCATCCCCCTTTTCAAGGGGGCCGTTTGGGGGGTGACCCGCTACCGGGAAAAGGTAATGGCGATGGCATCCAAATGGAAACTCGTTCAAATCGTAAAGGTTTCAAAGATTTACCTGTTGTATGAGAGGTTTTCATGA
- a CDS encoding TIGR03545 family protein: MIRWGRLSMIIAPLFLIWAGTHYFLDRGMKSAIQIAGTAAVGARVDVAEVSTSFWRLTAQIEGLAVTDPDAPMTNAVEIKTLLLHLQPKPLLWKKIIVERAEILGIRTGTPRKTSGALPKKEKAPASAVEKMAREAAETAAGNMKEAYDPKKLIAPENLASYRKAIEERDRLTALADQWKNRTQNLDPKGLSQRTQDFGEKVKSEKISGLEGLAKVQELIAEGQTLKKELASAQNEIKAIGSDLKREVTEAKGTLKEIDRLRRQDIDAAIARVKESLSPEGLTKGLLGPAGFAKLEKFLGWIERARNLSGNKKGKEAPPSPVRLGRDVPFAFHYRWPTFHLMRAALSGETPGALAYQGSLTDVASDPKLLGKPAVMEVAGKSKERALNLYASLDLTTDTPMETLNVSYTGLPLKNLRLGSLKGAPVSVETGRAEIKTKLKARGPDLEGTIHLDATALQIGRLASDKNDRITTAVDQVLRSVTETQVGVDVSGTIKKPRFSLNSTLDNQLRAAVKAALDQEVAKLRADLEKEVTRLVEKETEKLSQLIDKNAGSALEKLDLGDQKMAGVQDLLKKTLDDLVGSGTKSLKVPELKGLFKKK; encoded by the coding sequence ATGATCCGTTGGGGTCGCTTATCGATGATTATTGCCCCGCTTTTCCTTATATGGGCGGGAACCCACTACTTTTTGGACCGGGGGATGAAGAGCGCGATTCAAATCGCTGGGACAGCGGCCGTTGGCGCTCGGGTGGATGTGGCCGAGGTCAGCACCAGTTTTTGGCGCCTGACCGCACAGATCGAAGGATTGGCCGTGACAGACCCCGACGCCCCCATGACCAACGCTGTTGAAATTAAAACGTTGCTCCTCCACCTTCAACCGAAACCCCTTCTCTGGAAAAAGATTATTGTGGAACGGGCCGAGATTTTAGGAATTCGCACCGGCACCCCGCGAAAGACATCCGGGGCACTACCAAAAAAAGAGAAAGCCCCCGCTTCCGCGGTTGAAAAAATGGCTCGGGAAGCGGCGGAGACCGCCGCGGGAAATATGAAAGAGGCCTACGATCCCAAAAAACTGATCGCGCCGGAAAATCTCGCCTCCTACCGTAAAGCCATTGAAGAGAGAGACCGCCTGACCGCCCTCGCGGACCAATGGAAGAACCGAACCCAAAATCTTGACCCGAAAGGTTTATCCCAACGGACCCAGGACTTTGGGGAGAAAGTGAAATCAGAAAAAATTTCGGGCTTGGAAGGTCTTGCTAAAGTTCAGGAATTGATCGCGGAGGGCCAAACCCTCAAGAAAGAACTCGCTTCGGCTCAGAATGAAATAAAAGCAATAGGGTCAGATCTCAAACGGGAAGTCACCGAAGCCAAGGGAACGCTTAAAGAAATTGACCGGCTTCGACGCCAGGACATTGACGCGGCGATAGCCCGGGTGAAAGAGAGCCTTTCCCCAGAAGGGCTTACCAAGGGGCTCTTGGGCCCTGCCGGGTTCGCTAAACTTGAAAAATTTCTGGGTTGGATCGAGAGAGCTCGGAATTTGAGCGGCAATAAAAAGGGAAAAGAGGCCCCCCCCTCTCCCGTGCGTTTGGGCCGCGACGTTCCGTTCGCTTTCCATTACCGGTGGCCCACGTTCCACCTGATGCGGGCGGCCTTGAGCGGTGAGACACCGGGAGCGTTGGCTTACCAAGGATCCCTTACGGATGTTGCTTCGGACCCAAAGCTTCTGGGCAAACCCGCCGTTATGGAAGTGGCGGGAAAATCAAAAGAACGGGCGTTAAACCTCTACGCCTCGTTGGACTTAACCACCGATACCCCCATGGAAACGCTGAACGTCAGTTACACGGGGCTCCCGTTAAAAAACTTACGGTTGGGTTCTCTGAAAGGGGCCCCTGTCTCCGTCGAGACTGGTCGCGCGGAAATTAAAACAAAGTTAAAAGCCCGCGGACCCGATTTAGAGGGAACCATTCACCTGGACGCGACCGCTCTTCAAATTGGTCGTCTTGCCAGCGACAAAAACGATCGCATCACCACCGCCGTGGATCAAGTATTAAGGAGCGTTACCGAAACCCAGGTGGGGGTAGACGTATCGGGCACGATCAAGAAACCAAGGTTCTCCCTCAATTCAACGCTCGACAACCAATTGCGCGCGGCCGTCAAAGCGGCCCTCGACCAAGAAGTGGCCAAACTTCGGGCTGATCTTGAAAAAGAAGTCACCCGTCTGGTGGAAAAAGAAACGGAAAAGCTTTCGCAGCTCATCGACAAAAACGCCGGGTCCGCTCTCGAAAAACTGGATTTGGGTGACCAAAAGATGGCTGGAGTTCAAGACCTGCTTAAGAAAACCCTGGACGATTTGGTCGGCAGCGGAACGAAATCACTGAAAGTCCCGGAACTGAAGGGCCTCTTCAAGAAAAAATAG
- a CDS encoding pyrimidine/purine nucleoside phosphorylase, whose product MPSPEQLYPVTLQLKANVYFEGKVVSHSLTMDGKKKTVGVIYPGSFHFKTEAPERMDIVAGNCRVKTGGEPDWKTFTAGDHFVVAGKSSFDIVVEAGLTEYLCSFE is encoded by the coding sequence ATGCCTTCACCCGAACAATTGTACCCCGTGACCCTTCAGTTAAAGGCCAACGTCTATTTTGAGGGGAAGGTGGTCAGCCACTCGTTGACGATGGATGGCAAGAAAAAAACCGTGGGAGTGATCTATCCGGGCTCCTTTCACTTCAAGACAGAGGCACCGGAACGCATGGATATTGTGGCGGGGAACTGCCGTGTAAAAACCGGCGGCGAACCCGATTGGAAAACCTTCACGGCCGGGGACCACTTTGTCGTGGCGGGAAAGTCTTCCTTTGATATCGTCGTGGAGGCGGGTCTCACGGAATACCTGTGCAGTTTCGAATAG
- the msrB gene encoding peptide-methionine (R)-S-oxide reductase MsrB gives MAPAFLWAAEPTQPQPQGENKVEKSEQEWEKVLTPSQFNVLRQKGTEPPFKNAYWDNHEKGTYQCAACAEELFRSEEKFESGTGWPSFWKPMKTDGVAEKSDKDFGMTRTEALCRRCGSHLGHIFPDGPEPTGLRYCINSTSLKFVKEEGK, from the coding sequence TTGGCCCCCGCCTTTCTATGGGCGGCGGAACCAACCCAACCCCAGCCCCAGGGAGAAAACAAAGTGGAAAAATCCGAACAAGAATGGGAAAAAGTTCTTACGCCCAGCCAATTCAATGTTTTGCGCCAAAAAGGGACGGAGCCGCCCTTTAAGAACGCCTATTGGGACAATCATGAAAAAGGCACCTACCAATGCGCGGCATGCGCTGAAGAACTGTTTCGATCCGAAGAGAAATTCGAATCAGGGACCGGCTGGCCAAGTTTTTGGAAACCCATGAAAACCGATGGGGTGGCCGAAAAATCCGACAAGGATTTTGGCATGACGCGGACCGAAGCCCTGTGTCGGCGGTGCGGGTCTCACCTGGGCCATATTTTTCCCGATGGGCCCGAACCCACCGGGCTTCGCTATTGCATCAATTCCACCTCTCTGAAATTCGTCAAAGAAGAGGGGAAATAA
- a CDS encoding dCMP deaminase family protein — translation MGIALAVRRRANCRGSRVGAIVVVDKRIVSTGYNGTPEGMTNCLDGGCDRCANRTSYPSGTGYDLCICVHAEQNSILAAARFGISVSDGTVYTTTQPCFGCVKEMLQAKIKKVFYLHPWIHPDPAVANEYRKIVARIPEGLEHLDVPDPDTDWARNKSSSFMPIENQSQRTKSSLAGREKWVRPPRP, via the coding sequence ATGGGAATCGCCCTGGCCGTCCGCCGCCGGGCCAATTGCCGCGGAAGCCGGGTGGGCGCGATCGTGGTGGTGGATAAACGGATCGTCTCAACGGGCTACAACGGAACCCCGGAAGGAATGACCAATTGCTTGGATGGCGGGTGCGACCGCTGCGCCAATCGAACCTCCTACCCTTCGGGGACAGGGTACGATCTTTGTATTTGCGTGCACGCGGAGCAAAACTCTATTTTAGCCGCGGCCCGGTTTGGCATTTCCGTATCGGACGGAACCGTGTACACCACCACCCAACCCTGTTTTGGGTGTGTGAAAGAAATGCTTCAAGCCAAGATAAAGAAAGTTTTCTATCTTCACCCATGGATTCATCCAGACCCGGCCGTGGCCAACGAATACCGAAAAATCGTGGCCCGAATTCCGGAAGGGCTGGAACACCTTGACGTTCCCGACCCCGATACGGACTGGGCTCGCAACAAGAGTTCCTCGTTCATGCCGATAGAAAATCAAAGCCAACGGACCAAATCTTCCCTTGCGGGAAGAGAGAAGTGGGTACGTCCACCGCGGCCTTAA